TTCGTCCCACCCTTCGCCCACACGCCACTGGCCGACGGCCGGGAAGGCGGGCGGAGGGACCCGGAGCCAGGAGACCTCGCCGTTCGCGCTCCACCTCAAGCCCTCGCGGGAGGGGCGGTGGTCCGAGTTCTGGCGTTGTTCCTGGCGCTCGTCGCCGCGTGTACGGCGCGGCCGGCGCGCGGCACACTCTCCATCACCGACGATTGGGGCCGCACCGTCGCGCTGGCCGCGCCGGCGCAGCGGATCGTCTCCCTGTCGCCCTCCAGCACTGAGATCCTGTTCGCCATCGGCGCCGGCCCGCGGCTCGTGGGCCGGACGGACTACTGCGACTGGCCGCCGGCCGCACGGGCGGTGCCCAGCGTGGGCAACGGGATGCAGCCGAGCGTCGAGGCCGTGGTCGCGCGCCGCCCGGACCTCGTGGTGCTGTACGCGTCCGCGGCCAACCGCGCCGCGGTCCAGGGGCTCACCGCGCTCGGCATCCCGGTCGCGGTCCTCAAGCTGGATCTCGGGGCCGACGTCGTCCGCGCCGCCCGGCGGCTCGGGATCCTCACCGGCGAGGCCGACGCCGCCGACTCGCTGGTGGCCGCGTTCGACGCGTCGCTCGGCGCGGTGCGCGCGCGCATCGCCGCCCAGCCGGGACGGCGCCCGCTCCTCTACGTGGACGTGTGGGCCAGCCCGCCGATGACGGTGGGGCGGGGCAGCTACCTCTCGCAGGTGCTCGAGGCCGCGGGCGCGGTCAACAGCTTCGGCGACCTCGGCGCGTCGGCCGCGACGGTCAGCCTCGAGGCGATCGCCTCCCGCGACCCCGACGCCGTGCTGGTCCTGGCCCCCGACACGCTGCACCCGCCCGACCTCGCCGCGCGGCCGGGCTGGACCACGGTGCGCGCGGTGCGCGAGGGCAGGGTGCTGGTGGTGGACGCGAGCCTCTACGGCCGGCCGGGGCCGCGGATGCCGCTGGCGGCCGAGGACCTCGCGCGACGGATCGCGCCGCTGCGCTGGCGGTCGGGCCGGTGAGGCGTCCCGGGGCCGCGGCGTTCCTGGCGGGGCTCGGCGTGGCGGCCCTCGCGGCGCTCGTGCTCGGCGTCGCGCTCGGCGCCGCGCCGCTCGCGCCGCGGGCCCTCCTGCGGGCGCTGGCTGGCCGCGGCGATCCGACGGCCGTCGCGATCGTGTGGTCGCTGCGCGCGCCGCGGGTGGCGCTCGGGTTCGTCGTGGGCGGCGTGCTCGCGGTCGCGGGCGCCGCGCTGCAGGCGCTGGTCCGCAACCCGCTCGCCGATCCCTACCTACTCGGGCTGTCGGGCGGCGCCGGCCTCGGGGCGGTGCTCGCGATCGCGGCGGGCGTCGCGTCGGCGTGGGCCCTGCCGGCCGCGGCGTTCGCCGGCGCGCTGCTGGCCGTGGCGGTCGTGTACCGGCTGGCGCTGATCGCGGGCGGCGGCCTCGACAGCCGGGTGCTGCTGCTGGCGGGGGTGGTGGTCGGCGCCTTCGCGGGCGCGCTGCTGGCCGGCGTGCTGGCGGTGAGCGAGGCGACGCAGGTCAAGACGGCCACGCTGTGGCTGATGGGGAGCCTGGGGGGCGTCGCCTGGACGGGCGTGCTGGCGCTGGCCGCGTACGCCGCGCCCGCCGTCGCCGTGCTGCTGGCGGAGGCGCGCAACCTCAACCTGCTCGCCCTGGGCGAGGAGCCGGCGCAGCACCTCGGCGCCGACGTCGCGCGCACCAAGCGGCGGGTGTACGTGGCCGCCTCGCTGCTGGCGGCGGCGAGCGTCGCGGCGGCGGGCATGATCGGCTTCGTGGGCCTGGTGGTGCCCCACGCGGTGCGGCTGGTGCGGGGGCACGACCACCGGTTCCTGCTGCCGGCGGCCTTCGTGCTGGGCGGCACGTTCCTGGTGCTGGCCGACACGCTGGCGCGCACGCTGTTCGCCCCGCTCGAGCTGCCGGTCGGCGTGGTGACCGCCGTGGTGGGTGTTCCGATCTTCGCGGTGCTGCTGCGGCGATGGACGAGCCGGTGACGTCCGAGTCCGGTGCGGGCGGCGCGAAGGACGCTTCCGGCGCCGGGGCGGCCTCGTCCGGCGTGGTGATGTCCGGCGCGGTGATGTCCGGTCGGGGTGAGTCCGGTACGGGCGGCGCGAATGATGCTTCCGACGCCGGGGAGGTCTCCTCCGGCGCGGTCTTCGAGCTGAGCGGCGCCACGGTGCGCTACGGCGCCGGCGCGCCGGCGGTCGAGGCCGTCTCGCTCGCCGTGCGCCGCGGCGAGTGCGTCGCCGTGGTGGGCCCCAACGGCGCCGGCAAGACGACGCTGCTGCGCGCGCTGCTGGGCCTGGTGCCGTGCGCCGAGGGCCGGGCCCTGACGCTCGGGCGCGAGGCGCGCTCGTGGCCGCGCGACGCGCTGGCCCGCGCGGTGGGCGTCGTGGCCCAGCGCGAGGAGCCGGCGTTCCCGATCACGGTGCGGGAGGCGGTGGAGATGGGGCGCTACCCCCACCTCGGCTCGTGGCGCGCGCCGGGGGCCGCCGACCGCGCGGCCGTCGAGCGGGCGATGGCGCGCGCCGACGTCGCGGCGCTCGCGAGCCGCTGGGTGGCCACGCTCTCCGGCGGCGAGTGGCAGCGGGTGCGCATCGCGCGCGCCCTGGCGCAGGAGCCGGTGGGCCTGGTGCTGGACGAGCCCACGGCCTCGCTCGACCTGCGGCACGAGATGGAGCTGTTCGAGCTGGTGACCGGCCTGGTGCGGCCGGGCGGCCTCGCCGCGCTGGTCGTGTCGCATCACATCAACGTCGCCGCCCGGTTCGCGGACCGCCTGGTGCTGCTCGCCGGCGGGCGCGTCGTCGCGGACGACGCGCCCGCGCGCGTGCTGGAGCCGGGCCGGCTCGCCGCCGTGTTCGACTGGCCGGTCGCCGTGCACCAGCTGCCCGACGGAACCCCGCAACTGTACCCGGAGCGGCGCCCGCCGCCCACCCCGGAGGATTCCCGATGAGCAACCACCACGTCCCGGCGCTCCGGACCCGGCTCGCCGCCCGTGCGGCCGCGGCCGCCCTCGCCGCCTGCTGGGCCGCGCCGTTCGCCTCCGCGGGCCTCGCCGCGCAGCAGCCTTCGGACACGGTGCGGCTCGCGCCGATCGTCGTCACCGCGACGCGGCTGCCGACGCCGCTGGGCTCCGTCGCCTCGTCGGTCACCGTGGTCGGCGGCGACGAGCTGCGCGAGCGCGGCGTCGCCACCGTGGCCGACGCGCTGCGCGCCGTGCCCGGCGCGGAGGTGGTGGAGACCGGGCCGTTCGGCAGCGCGACGTCGCTGTTCGTGCGCGGCGGCGAGAGCGATTACGTGCGGGTGCTGGTGGACGGCGTATCGCTCAACACGCCCGGCGGCGGCGTGGACCTGGCGACGCTGTCCACCGCCGACGTGGACCGGATCGAGATCGTGCGCGGGCCGGCCAGCGTGCTGTACGGCTCCGATGCCGTCACGGGCGTCGTGCAGGTGTTCACCCGCAGCGGGAGCGGGCCGCTGCGCTGGGACGCGGGGGCGGCGGGCGGCACGTTCGGCGCGCGGAGCTGGGACGCGCGGGTGTCCGGGGGCGGCGATCGGGCGGGCCTCAGCCTCGGCTGGTCGCACTTCGCCGACGACGGCATCTACGCGTTCAACAACCGCTACCGCAACGACGTGCTGAGCGGCGCGCTGAGCCTGGTGCCGGACGGGAGGACCAGCGCGCGGCTCTCCGCGCGCTACACCAACGACCTGTATCACTACCCGACGGACGGGTCCGGCAACGTCACGTACCACAACCAGTGGCAGTCGGGCAGCGCGGTCGCGACGAGCCTCGACGCGGGCCGCTTCCTGACGCCGGCGCTCGAGGCCCGGATGCTGCTCGGGATGACGGAGTCGAGCGGCCGGGTGGACCAGGAGCCGAACACGCCGGCCGACACCCTGGGCTTCTACGCGTTCAGCAGCTTCGACCGCCTGAGCCGCCGCAGCGCGGACGCGCGGCTCAACCTCCACGCCGCGGCGGGCACGGTGCTCACGGCGGGCGCGGCGCTCGAGACCGAGGCGGAGCGGAGCACCAGTTTGTCGCTCAGCCAGTACGGTCCGAGCGCGGACTCGCTGGTGGTGAGCCGCTGGAACCGGGCGGTCTACGTCCAGGCGCTGGCCGAGCCCCGGCGCGCGCTGTCGCTGGTGGCGGGCGCGAGACTGGAGCGGAACCAGGCGTTCGGGTCGTTCGCCACCGGGCGCGCGGGTGCGGCGTACCGGCTCGGCACCGCGAAGCTGCACGCCACGGTGGGCACCGCGTTCAAGGAACCCAGCTTCTTCGAGAACTACGCGACCGGCTACGTGCTGGGGAACGCGGCGCTGAAGCCGGAGCGCTCGACCAGCTGGGATGCGGGAATCGAGCAGGGCTGGGGCAACGGGGCGCTGGTCGTGTCCGCGACCTGGTTCTCGCAGCGGTTCCGGAACCTGATCCAGTACACGTCCGCGCCGCCGACGCCCACCTCGCCCAACTACTACAACGTGGCGGCGGCGGAGGCCTCGGGACTGGAGCTCGAGGCGCGCGCTGCGGTCGGCCCCTCCGTGGAGGTCCGGGCCCAGTACACCTACACGCACACGGCGGCGCAGGACTCCGGGTACGACGGGGCCGCGTTCGCGCAGGGCCAGCGCCTGCTCAGGCGGCCGATCCACGCGGGGAGCGCGGGCGCGACGGCGCGGGTCGGGGCGGGCGGGAGCGCGAGCCTGACCGCGTACTACGTGGGGAACCGGGTGGACGAGGACTTCGCGACCTTCCCGGCCACCCGCGTCGTCCTTCCGGCCTACGTGCGCGTGGACCTGGCCGGCGTGGCGCCGCTGATCGGCGGGAGGAGGAGCGGCGGCGCGAGCCCCGCGGTCGCGCTCACCCTCAAGGTCGAGAACCTGCTCGACCAGCGCTACCAGCAGGTGCTGAACTTCCCCTCGCGGCGGCGCGCGGTGTTCGTCGGGCTGAGGCTGGCCGGCGGGCGATGAGCCGCGGCTGAGAGTATCTTCTCCGGATGCCGCTCGTCACGACGCCCGCCGTGATCCTGCACGTCATGCCGTACGGCGACACCTCCAAGATCCTGCGGCTCCTGACGCGCGACCTCGGGCTCCGGAGCGCCATCGCGCGCGGCGCCCGCCGGGCGAAGGCCGCCACCGGGCCGCGGCTCGACCTGTTCGCCTTCGGCGAGGCGAGCCTCCGGGTGCACGAGGCGCGCGACCTGCACCCCCTGACGGCCTTCGAGATCACCGACGCGCACGCGGCCCTGGCCCACGGCGTCGCGCGCTTCGCCTCGGCCTGCGCCGTGGCGGAGCTGGCGCTCAAGGCCGCGCCCGCCGAGGCGCACGCCGGCGTGTTCGCCGCCGTGGCCGGCGGGCTGGCCGCCCTGTCCGCGGCGCCGGAGGACGACGTGGAGGCCACGGCGATCGCGGCCTGCTGGGCCGTGGTGGTGGCGCTCGGCTTCTCGCCCTCGCTCGACCGCTGCGTGACGTGCGGCGTGCCGGTCGAAGGCGCCGTCCACTTCTCGGCGGCGGCGGGCGGGGCGCTGTGCGCCTCGCACCGCGGCGGCGCCGGCTCCGTCGCGAAGCTCGCGCCGCCGGACCGCGACGCGCTGGCCGCCCTGGTGGCCGGCCTGCTGCCCGAGCCGCCGCTCGACGCGCGGCACGCGGCGTCGCACCGCCGCCTGCTGCTGTCGTTCATCCGCTACCACCTCGCCGAGGACCGGCCGCTGCCGGCCATGGCGTTCTGGGACCAGGCCGAGTGGACCGCCACCTCGTCATAGGCACCGCCGGACACATCGACCACGGCAAGACGGCGCTGGTCAGGGCCCTGACCGGCGTGGACACCGACCGCCTCGAGGAGGAGAAGCGGCGCGGCATCACCATCGACCTCGGGTTCGCCCCGCTGCTGCTGGGCGACGTCGAGGCGAGCGTGGTGGACGTGCCCGGCCACGAGGGGTTCATCCGGAACATGGTCGCGGGCGCCACGGGCGTGGACCTGGCGCTGCTGGTGGTGGCGGCGGACGAAGGCGTGATGCCGCAGACCACCGAGCACCTGGCCATCCTGCGCTTCCTGGGCGTGACGCGCGGCGTGGTCGCGCTCACCAAGACCGACCTGGCGCCGGACGCGGCGTGGCGCGCGCTGGTGGCCGACGAGGTGCGGGAGAAGGTCGCCGCCGCGTTCGCACGCGCCTGGCCGGTGGTGGAGGTCTCGGCGGTGACCGGCACTGGGCTCGACGCGCTCAGGTCCGCGCTGGCCCGGGAAGGGGAGGCGCTCGCGGCGCGGCCGTCCGCCGACCGGTTCCGGATGCCGGTGGACCGCGCGTTCGCCCTGCCCGGCGCGGGCACCATCGTGACCGGCACGGTGTGGAGCGGCACCGCGGCCGAGGGCGACCACCTGGTGCTGCTGCCCTCGGGGCTCGAGGCGCGGGTGCGCAGCATCGAGGTGCACGGCCGTCCGGCGCCCCGCGCCGTCCCGGGCCGCCGCACGGCGCTGGCGCTGGTGGGCCCGCCGCACGAGAAGGTCGCGCGCGGCGAGGTGGTCGTCTCCGGCGGGGGCTGGCGCGCGAGCCGCGCGATGGACGTGACCCTCGTGATGCTGCCCCAGGCGGCCGGGAAACTGAAGCCGCGGCTCCGGGTGCGCATCAACCACGGCACGGCGGAGGTGCTCGCGCGCGTGTCACCGGCGGCCGCGGGAGCCGCCGACCCGGCCGCGGGCGGCGCACCGGCACCCGGCGCCGCAGCCGGCGTCCCCGCGCGCCTGCTGCTCGAGTCGCCGCTCGTCGCGCGCGCCGGCGACCGGTTCGTGGTGCGCTCCTACTCGCCGGTCACGACCATCGGGGGTGGCACGGTGGTGGACCCGTGGGCCGACGACCGCGGCCTCGCGCGCGCCCGCGGGGCCTTCCCGTCGTGGCCCGGGAGCGACGCCGCCCTGCTCGTGCTGCTGGTCACGCGACGCGGGGACCGGGGCCTGGCGCGCGCGGAGCTGGAGGTCGCGGCCGGCATGGACGCGAGCCGCTTCGCCGCGGCCTGCGACGCTGCCCTCGCCGGGGGCATCGTAGCAGTGGAGGGCCGTCTGTTCGCGGGGTCCGTCGCCGCCGACGTCGCCGAGCGGCTCGCCGGCGCCCTCGAGCGGTTCCACGCCGAGCACCCGCTCGAGCCGGGGATGCCGGCGCAGTCGTGGCGCTCGGCCGCGGGGGACGTGCCCGCGGTCCTGGTGGACCTGGCGGAGCGGCACCTCGTGGACCTGCAGCTCGTCTCGCGCGACGGCGCGCTGGTGCGGCGGGCGGCGTGGGCCCCGCGGCTCGGGGACGCTGCCGTGCGGCTGCGCGAGGAGCTGCTGCGCGAGCTCGGCGAGGCGGACGCCGAGCCGCCGGCGGTCGCGGAGCTGGCGGCGCGGCATCCGGGGGCGGACGTGGCTGGACTGCTGCGGCTGATGGCCAGGGAGGGGGTGGTCGTCGCGGTGGGCAAGGACCGCTTCTATGAGGCGGGCGCCCTCGGGCGCGAGCGGGACCGGATCGTGAGCGCCGTCACCGAACTCGATCCGGCGACCCCGGCGGCCATCCGCGACCGGCTGGGCCGGTCACGAAAGTGGTTGATCCCCCTCTTGGAATGGTGTGACACGCAAGGAATTACGGTCAGGCAGGGGGACCGGCGGGTGCCCGGAAAGCGGCCCGGCGCTTGAC
The window above is part of the Gemmatimonadales bacterium genome. Proteins encoded here:
- a CDS encoding cobalamin-binding protein, translated to MVRVLALFLALVAACTARPARGTLSITDDWGRTVALAAPAQRIVSLSPSSTEILFAIGAGPRLVGRTDYCDWPPAARAVPSVGNGMQPSVEAVVARRPDLVVLYASAANRAAVQGLTALGIPVAVLKLDLGADVVRAARRLGILTGEADAADSLVAAFDASLGAVRARIAAQPGRRPLLYVDVWASPPMTVGRGSYLSQVLEAAGAVNSFGDLGASAATVSLEAIASRDPDAVLVLAPDTLHPPDLAARPGWTTVRAVREGRVLVVDASLYGRPGPRMPLAAEDLARRIAPLRWRSGR
- a CDS encoding ABC transporter ATP-binding protein, which produces MDEPVTSESGAGGAKDASGAGAASSGVVMSGAVMSGRGESGTGGANDASDAGEVSSGAVFELSGATVRYGAGAPAVEAVSLAVRRGECVAVVGPNGAGKTTLLRALLGLVPCAEGRALTLGREARSWPRDALARAVGVVAQREEPAFPITVREAVEMGRYPHLGSWRAPGAADRAAVERAMARADVAALASRWVATLSGGEWQRVRIARALAQEPVGLVLDEPTASLDLRHEMELFELVTGLVRPGGLAALVVSHHINVAARFADRLVLLAGGRVVADDAPARVLEPGRLAAVFDWPVAVHQLPDGTPQLYPERRPPPTPEDSR
- the selB gene encoding selenocysteine-specific translation elongation factor → MDRHLVIGTAGHIDHGKTALVRALTGVDTDRLEEEKRRGITIDLGFAPLLLGDVEASVVDVPGHEGFIRNMVAGATGVDLALLVVAADEGVMPQTTEHLAILRFLGVTRGVVALTKTDLAPDAAWRALVADEVREKVAAAFARAWPVVEVSAVTGTGLDALRSALAREGEALAARPSADRFRMPVDRAFALPGAGTIVTGTVWSGTAAEGDHLVLLPSGLEARVRSIEVHGRPAPRAVPGRRTALALVGPPHEKVARGEVVVSGGGWRASRAMDVTLVMLPQAAGKLKPRLRVRINHGTAEVLARVSPAAAGAADPAAGGAPAPGAAAGVPARLLLESPLVARAGDRFVVRSYSPVTTIGGGTVVDPWADDRGLARARGAFPSWPGSDAALLVLLVTRRGDRGLARAELEVAAGMDASRFAAACDAALAGGIVAVEGRLFAGSVAADVAERLAGALERFHAEHPLEPGMPAQSWRSAAGDVPAVLVDLAERHLVDLQLVSRDGALVRRAAWAPRLGDAAVRLREELLRELGEADAEPPAVAELAARHPGADVAGLLRLMAREGVVVAVGKDRFYEAGALGRERDRIVSAVTELDPATPAAIRDRLGRSRKWLIPLLEWCDTQGITVRQGDRRVPGKRPGA
- a CDS encoding iron ABC transporter permease, translating into MRRPGAAAFLAGLGVAALAALVLGVALGAAPLAPRALLRALAGRGDPTAVAIVWSLRAPRVALGFVVGGVLAVAGAALQALVRNPLADPYLLGLSGGAGLGAVLAIAAGVASAWALPAAAFAGALLAVAVVYRLALIAGGGLDSRVLLLAGVVVGAFAGALLAGVLAVSEATQVKTATLWLMGSLGGVAWTGVLALAAYAAPAVAVLLAEARNLNLLALGEEPAQHLGADVARTKRRVYVAASLLAAASVAAAGMIGFVGLVVPHAVRLVRGHDHRFLLPAAFVLGGTFLVLADTLARTLFAPLELPVGVVTAVVGVPIFAVLLRRWTSR
- the recO gene encoding DNA repair protein RecO, whose protein sequence is MPLVTTPAVILHVMPYGDTSKILRLLTRDLGLRSAIARGARRAKAATGPRLDLFAFGEASLRVHEARDLHPLTAFEITDAHAALAHGVARFASACAVAELALKAAPAEAHAGVFAAVAGGLAALSAAPEDDVEATAIAACWAVVVALGFSPSLDRCVTCGVPVEGAVHFSAAAGGALCASHRGGAGSVAKLAPPDRDALAALVAGLLPEPPLDARHAASHRRLLLSFIRYHLAEDRPLPAMAFWDQAEWTATSS
- a CDS encoding TonB-dependent receptor, whose amino-acid sequence is MSNHHVPALRTRLAARAAAAALAACWAAPFASAGLAAQQPSDTVRLAPIVVTATRLPTPLGSVASSVTVVGGDELRERGVATVADALRAVPGAEVVETGPFGSATSLFVRGGESDYVRVLVDGVSLNTPGGGVDLATLSTADVDRIEIVRGPASVLYGSDAVTGVVQVFTRSGSGPLRWDAGAAGGTFGARSWDARVSGGGDRAGLSLGWSHFADDGIYAFNNRYRNDVLSGALSLVPDGRTSARLSARYTNDLYHYPTDGSGNVTYHNQWQSGSAVATSLDAGRFLTPALEARMLLGMTESSGRVDQEPNTPADTLGFYAFSSFDRLSRRSADARLNLHAAAGTVLTAGAALETEAERSTSLSLSQYGPSADSLVVSRWNRAVYVQALAEPRRALSLVAGARLERNQAFGSFATGRAGAAYRLGTAKLHATVGTAFKEPSFFENYATGYVLGNAALKPERSTSWDAGIEQGWGNGALVVSATWFSQRFRNLIQYTSAPPTPTSPNYYNVAAAEASGLELEARAAVGPSVEVRAQYTYTHTAAQDSGYDGAAFAQGQRLLRRPIHAGSAGATARVGAGGSASLTAYYVGNRVDEDFATFPATRVVLPAYVRVDLAGVAPLIGGRRSGGASPAVALTLKVENLLDQRYQQVLNFPSRRRAVFVGLRLAGGR